Proteins found in one Zea mays cultivar B73 chromosome 1, Zm-B73-REFERENCE-NAM-5.0, whole genome shotgun sequence genomic segment:
- the LOC103635048 gene encoding phosphatidylinositol 4-phosphate 5-kinase 6 isoform X2, producing the protein MRERARHATRVSPMPPPTGGEDPEADAAPSCSGSADEADPHEQVLPNGDIYTGQWRGAVPHGAGKYLWADGCMYEGEWRRGKATGRGRFSWPSGATYEGEFLDGFMHGAGTYVGASGDTYRGVWAKNLEHGAGEKRYANGDCYDGEWRAGLPDGCGRYAWRDGTEYAGGWRAGLIHGRGTLVWANGNRYDGGWEGGRPRGQGTFRWADGSLYVGFWGREAPSGAVHQKGVYYPSPAAMGNSPRARDPREVFARDLPECVRSGTEAQSALTSLRSLKWLMRSVSGRGSSSSGWSNGSGGSLVHFWGSDGEVKCDLGDDWRRRSVREGRGLPPPSPALVPYLPNGAPLRLSKKQGVTIAKGHKNYELMLNLQLGIRHAVGRQGQVLLDLKSSAFDPKEKVWTKFPPEGSKHTPPHNSCDFKWKDYCPKVFRTLRKLFKVDPADYMLSLCGDDALRELSSPGKSGSFFYLTNDDRYMIKTMKKGEVKMLLRMLQAYYNHVRAFEDTLVTKFFGLHCVKSGSHQKKVRFVIMGNLFCSDHTIHRRFDLKGSSLGRITDKPPAEIDEYTTLKDLDLNFIFRLQKQWYQEFQRQVDKDCEFLEQEKIMDYSLLVGVHFRGAIDIDGDKPATPRVSRWDRDHFRSDPNRWSKIKLGANMLSRAELTIRKNDSDVFGEPTGEYCDVILYFGIIDILQDYDIGKRLEHAYKSFQYDSTSISAVDPKQYSRRFKDFIYKAFQEDKLDS; encoded by the exons ATGCGCGAGCGCGCCCGGCACGCGACCCGGGTGTCACCGATGCCGCCGCCCACGGGTGGCGAGGACCCCGAGGCCGACGCGGCGCCCTCCTGCAGTGGCTCAGCCGACGAAGCCGACCCCCACGAGCAGGTGCTCCCCAACGGCGACATCTACACGGGCCAGTGGCGCGGCGCCGTGCCCCACGGCGCCGGCAAGTACCTCTGGGCGGACGGGTGCATGTATGAGGGCGAGTGGCGCCGCGGCAAGGCCACCGGCCGCGGCAGGTTCTCCTGGCCCTCGGGCGCCACCTACGAGGGCGAGTTCCTCGACGGCTTCATGCACGGCGCCGGCACCTACGTTGGTGCCTCGGGGGACACCTACCGCGGCGTCTGGGCCAAGAACCTCGAGCATGGCGCCGGCGAGAAACGCTACGCTAACGGCGACTGCTACGACGGCGAGTGGCGCGCGGGGCTCCCCGATGGTTGCGGACGCTACGCCTGGCGCGACGGCACCGAGTACGCCGGCGGCTGGCGCGCTGGGCTCATCCACGGCCGCGGCACGCTCGTCTGGGCCAATGGCAATCGCTACGATGGCGGTTGGGAGGGCGGCCGACCCCGCGGGCAGGGCACGTTCCGCTGGGCCGACGGCAGCCTCTACGTTGGCTTCTGGGGCCGCGAGGCGCCCAGCGGCGCCGTCCACCAGAAGGGCGTTTACTACCCGTCCCCGGCGGCGATGGGCAACTCCCCCCGGGCGCGCGACCCGAGGGAGGTGTTTGCACGTGACCTGCCGGAGTGCGTGCGCTCCGGAACCGAGGCCCAATCAGCGCTCACGTCTCTGAGATCCCTCAAATGGCTGATGCGGTCGGTCAGCGGGCGCGGCAGCTCGTCGTCTGGCTGGAGCAATGGCTCGGGAGGCAGCCTCGTGCACTTCTGGGGGTCGGACGGGGAGGTCAAGTGCGACCTTGGGGACGACTGGAGACGGCGGAGCGTCAGAGAAGGGAGGGGGCTGCCACCACCGTCGCCCGCTCTGGTTCCATACCTGCCCAACGGCGCGCCCCTGCGGTTGTCCAAGAAGCAGGGGGTGACCATTGCCAAAGGGCATAAGAACTATGAGCTAATGCTCAATCTGCAGCTCGGGATCAG GCATGCAGTAGGAAGGCAAGGTCAAGTTTTATTAGATCTGAAATCATCAGCATTTGATCCAAAAGAGAAAGTGTGGACAAAATTCCCTCCTGAAGGCTCAAAACATACCCCTCCACACAATTCTTGTGATTTCAAATGGAAGGATTACTGCCCAAAGGTGTTCCG AACACTCCGTAAGCTGTTCAAGGTTGACCCAGCTGATTATATGTTGTCCCTCTGTGGAGATGATGCTCTTCGTGAGCTCTCATCCCCTGGTAAGAGTGGAAGCTTCTTTTACTTGACAAATGATGATCGTTACATGATAAAAACAATGAAGAAAGGTGAAGTGAAG ATGCTTTTGAGGATGCTTCAAGCTTACTACAATCATGTCCGTGCATTTGAGGATACCTTAGTGACAAAGTTCTTTGGCCTACATTGTGTGAAGTCTGGATCACACCAGAAGAAG GTTCGTTTTGTGATAATGGGAAATTTGTTCTGCTCTGATCATACTATCCATAGGCGATTTGATCTGAAAGGATCATCTCTTGGCCGTATAACTGACAAGCCACCAGCAGAAATTGATGAGTATACAACTCTGAAAGACCTTGATCTTAACTTTATCTTTCGGTTACAGAAACAATGGTACCAAGAGTTTCAAAG GCAAGTGGACAAGGACTGTGAGTTCCTCGAGCAGGAGAAGATTATGGATTACAGTCTATTGGTGGGTGTACATTTTAGAG GTGCCATTGACATTGATGGTGACAAACCCGCAACACCTCGCGTTTCAAGATGGGACAGAGATCATTTTCGTTCTGATCCAAATAG GTGGTCAAAAATTAAGCTTGGAGCAAACATGCTGTCAAGAGCTGAACTGACAATCCGAAAGAACGACAGTGATGTTTTTGGAGAGCCAACCGGGGAGTACTGTGACGTTATCTTATACTTCGGGATTATAGACATACTTCAAGACTATGATATTGGCAAAAGGCTAGAGCATGCCTACAAATCTTTTCAGTATGATTCGACGTCCATTTCAGCGGTTGATCCAAAACAGTATTCCAGGCGCTTCAAAGATTTCATATACAAAGCTTTCCAAGAAGATAAACTAGACAGCTGA
- the LOC103635048 gene encoding phosphatidylinositol 4-phosphate 5-kinase 6 isoform X1, whose amino-acid sequence MRERARHATRVSPMPPPTGGEDPEADAAPSCSGSADEADPHEQVLPNGDIYTGQWRGAVPHGAGKYLWADGCMYEGEWRRGKATGRGRFSWPSGATYEGEFLDGFMHGAGTYVGASGDTYRGVWAKNLEHGAGEKRYANGDCYDGEWRAGLPDGCGRYAWRDGTEYAGGWRAGLIHGRGTLVWANGNRYDGGWEGGRPRGQGTFRWADGSLYVGFWGREAPSGAVHQKGVYYPSPAAMGNSPRARDPREVFARDLPECVRSGTEAQSALTSLRSLKWLMRSVSGRGSSSSGWSNGSGGSLVHFWGSDGEVKCDLGDDWRRRSVREGRGLPPPSPALVPYLPNGAPLRLSKKQGVTIAKGHKNYELMLNLQLGIRHAVGRQGQVLLDLKSSAFDPKEKVWTKFPPEGSKHTPPHNSCDFKWKDYCPKVFRTLRKLFKVDPADYMLSLCGDDALRELSSPGKSGSFFYLTNDDRYMIKTMKKGEVKMLLRMLQAYYNHVRAFEDTLVTKFFGLHCVKSGSHQKKVRFVIMGNLFCSDHTIHRRFDLKGSSLGRITDKPPAEIDEYTTLKDLDLNFIFRLQKQWYQEFQSRQVDKDCEFLEQEKIMDYSLLVGVHFRGAIDIDGDKPATPRVSRWDRDHFRSDPNRWSKIKLGANMLSRAELTIRKNDSDVFGEPTGEYCDVILYFGIIDILQDYDIGKRLEHAYKSFQYDSTSISAVDPKQYSRRFKDFIYKAFQEDKLDS is encoded by the exons ATGCGCGAGCGCGCCCGGCACGCGACCCGGGTGTCACCGATGCCGCCGCCCACGGGTGGCGAGGACCCCGAGGCCGACGCGGCGCCCTCCTGCAGTGGCTCAGCCGACGAAGCCGACCCCCACGAGCAGGTGCTCCCCAACGGCGACATCTACACGGGCCAGTGGCGCGGCGCCGTGCCCCACGGCGCCGGCAAGTACCTCTGGGCGGACGGGTGCATGTATGAGGGCGAGTGGCGCCGCGGCAAGGCCACCGGCCGCGGCAGGTTCTCCTGGCCCTCGGGCGCCACCTACGAGGGCGAGTTCCTCGACGGCTTCATGCACGGCGCCGGCACCTACGTTGGTGCCTCGGGGGACACCTACCGCGGCGTCTGGGCCAAGAACCTCGAGCATGGCGCCGGCGAGAAACGCTACGCTAACGGCGACTGCTACGACGGCGAGTGGCGCGCGGGGCTCCCCGATGGTTGCGGACGCTACGCCTGGCGCGACGGCACCGAGTACGCCGGCGGCTGGCGCGCTGGGCTCATCCACGGCCGCGGCACGCTCGTCTGGGCCAATGGCAATCGCTACGATGGCGGTTGGGAGGGCGGCCGACCCCGCGGGCAGGGCACGTTCCGCTGGGCCGACGGCAGCCTCTACGTTGGCTTCTGGGGCCGCGAGGCGCCCAGCGGCGCCGTCCACCAGAAGGGCGTTTACTACCCGTCCCCGGCGGCGATGGGCAACTCCCCCCGGGCGCGCGACCCGAGGGAGGTGTTTGCACGTGACCTGCCGGAGTGCGTGCGCTCCGGAACCGAGGCCCAATCAGCGCTCACGTCTCTGAGATCCCTCAAATGGCTGATGCGGTCGGTCAGCGGGCGCGGCAGCTCGTCGTCTGGCTGGAGCAATGGCTCGGGAGGCAGCCTCGTGCACTTCTGGGGGTCGGACGGGGAGGTCAAGTGCGACCTTGGGGACGACTGGAGACGGCGGAGCGTCAGAGAAGGGAGGGGGCTGCCACCACCGTCGCCCGCTCTGGTTCCATACCTGCCCAACGGCGCGCCCCTGCGGTTGTCCAAGAAGCAGGGGGTGACCATTGCCAAAGGGCATAAGAACTATGAGCTAATGCTCAATCTGCAGCTCGGGATCAG GCATGCAGTAGGAAGGCAAGGTCAAGTTTTATTAGATCTGAAATCATCAGCATTTGATCCAAAAGAGAAAGTGTGGACAAAATTCCCTCCTGAAGGCTCAAAACATACCCCTCCACACAATTCTTGTGATTTCAAATGGAAGGATTACTGCCCAAAGGTGTTCCG AACACTCCGTAAGCTGTTCAAGGTTGACCCAGCTGATTATATGTTGTCCCTCTGTGGAGATGATGCTCTTCGTGAGCTCTCATCCCCTGGTAAGAGTGGAAGCTTCTTTTACTTGACAAATGATGATCGTTACATGATAAAAACAATGAAGAAAGGTGAAGTGAAG ATGCTTTTGAGGATGCTTCAAGCTTACTACAATCATGTCCGTGCATTTGAGGATACCTTAGTGACAAAGTTCTTTGGCCTACATTGTGTGAAGTCTGGATCACACCAGAAGAAG GTTCGTTTTGTGATAATGGGAAATTTGTTCTGCTCTGATCATACTATCCATAGGCGATTTGATCTGAAAGGATCATCTCTTGGCCGTATAACTGACAAGCCACCAGCAGAAATTGATGAGTATACAACTCTGAAAGACCTTGATCTTAACTTTATCTTTCGGTTACAGAAACAATGGTACCAAGAGTTTCAAAG CAGGCAAGTGGACAAGGACTGTGAGTTCCTCGAGCAGGAGAAGATTATGGATTACAGTCTATTGGTGGGTGTACATTTTAGAG GTGCCATTGACATTGATGGTGACAAACCCGCAACACCTCGCGTTTCAAGATGGGACAGAGATCATTTTCGTTCTGATCCAAATAG GTGGTCAAAAATTAAGCTTGGAGCAAACATGCTGTCAAGAGCTGAACTGACAATCCGAAAGAACGACAGTGATGTTTTTGGAGAGCCAACCGGGGAGTACTGTGACGTTATCTTATACTTCGGGATTATAGACATACTTCAAGACTATGATATTGGCAAAAGGCTAGAGCATGCCTACAAATCTTTTCAGTATGATTCGACGTCCATTTCAGCGGTTGATCCAAAACAGTATTCCAGGCGCTTCAAAGATTTCATATACAAAGCTTTCCAAGAAGATAAACTAGACAGCTGA
- the LOC103635048 gene encoding phosphatidylinositol 4-phosphate 5-kinase 6 isoform X3 produces MRERARHATRVSPMPPPTGGEDPEADAAPSCSGSADEADPHEQVLPNGDIYTGQWRGAVPHGAGKYLWADGCMYEGEWRRGKATGRGRFSWPSGATYEGEFLDGFMHGAGTYVGASGDTYRGVWAKNLEHGAGEKRYANGDCYDGEWRAGLPDGCGRYAWRDGTEYAGGWRAGLIHGRGTLVWANGNRYDGGWEGGRPRGQGTFRWADGSLYVGFWGREAPSGAVHQKGVYYPSPAAMGNSPRARDPREVFARDLPECVRSGTEAQSALTSLRSLKWLMRSVSGRGSSSSGWSNGSGGSLVHFWGSDGEVKCDLGDDWRRRSVREGRGLPPPSPALVPYLPNGAPLRLSKKQGVTIAKGHKNYELMLNLQLGIRHAVGRQGQVLLDLKSSAFDPKEKVWTKFPPEGSKHTPPHNSCDFKWKDYCPKVFRTLRKLFKVDPADYMLSLCGDDALRELSSPGKSGSFFYLTNDDRYMIKTMKKGEVKMLLRMLQAYYNHVRAFEDTLVTKFFGLHCVKSGSHQKKVRFVIMGNLFCSDHTIHRRFDLKGSSLGRITDKPPAEIDEYTTLKDLDLNFIFRLQKQWYQEFQSRQVDKDCEFLEQEKIMDYSLLVPLTLMVTNPQHLAFQDGTEIIFVLIQIGGQKLSLEQTCCQELN; encoded by the exons ATGCGCGAGCGCGCCCGGCACGCGACCCGGGTGTCACCGATGCCGCCGCCCACGGGTGGCGAGGACCCCGAGGCCGACGCGGCGCCCTCCTGCAGTGGCTCAGCCGACGAAGCCGACCCCCACGAGCAGGTGCTCCCCAACGGCGACATCTACACGGGCCAGTGGCGCGGCGCCGTGCCCCACGGCGCCGGCAAGTACCTCTGGGCGGACGGGTGCATGTATGAGGGCGAGTGGCGCCGCGGCAAGGCCACCGGCCGCGGCAGGTTCTCCTGGCCCTCGGGCGCCACCTACGAGGGCGAGTTCCTCGACGGCTTCATGCACGGCGCCGGCACCTACGTTGGTGCCTCGGGGGACACCTACCGCGGCGTCTGGGCCAAGAACCTCGAGCATGGCGCCGGCGAGAAACGCTACGCTAACGGCGACTGCTACGACGGCGAGTGGCGCGCGGGGCTCCCCGATGGTTGCGGACGCTACGCCTGGCGCGACGGCACCGAGTACGCCGGCGGCTGGCGCGCTGGGCTCATCCACGGCCGCGGCACGCTCGTCTGGGCCAATGGCAATCGCTACGATGGCGGTTGGGAGGGCGGCCGACCCCGCGGGCAGGGCACGTTCCGCTGGGCCGACGGCAGCCTCTACGTTGGCTTCTGGGGCCGCGAGGCGCCCAGCGGCGCCGTCCACCAGAAGGGCGTTTACTACCCGTCCCCGGCGGCGATGGGCAACTCCCCCCGGGCGCGCGACCCGAGGGAGGTGTTTGCACGTGACCTGCCGGAGTGCGTGCGCTCCGGAACCGAGGCCCAATCAGCGCTCACGTCTCTGAGATCCCTCAAATGGCTGATGCGGTCGGTCAGCGGGCGCGGCAGCTCGTCGTCTGGCTGGAGCAATGGCTCGGGAGGCAGCCTCGTGCACTTCTGGGGGTCGGACGGGGAGGTCAAGTGCGACCTTGGGGACGACTGGAGACGGCGGAGCGTCAGAGAAGGGAGGGGGCTGCCACCACCGTCGCCCGCTCTGGTTCCATACCTGCCCAACGGCGCGCCCCTGCGGTTGTCCAAGAAGCAGGGGGTGACCATTGCCAAAGGGCATAAGAACTATGAGCTAATGCTCAATCTGCAGCTCGGGATCAG GCATGCAGTAGGAAGGCAAGGTCAAGTTTTATTAGATCTGAAATCATCAGCATTTGATCCAAAAGAGAAAGTGTGGACAAAATTCCCTCCTGAAGGCTCAAAACATACCCCTCCACACAATTCTTGTGATTTCAAATGGAAGGATTACTGCCCAAAGGTGTTCCG AACACTCCGTAAGCTGTTCAAGGTTGACCCAGCTGATTATATGTTGTCCCTCTGTGGAGATGATGCTCTTCGTGAGCTCTCATCCCCTGGTAAGAGTGGAAGCTTCTTTTACTTGACAAATGATGATCGTTACATGATAAAAACAATGAAGAAAGGTGAAGTGAAG ATGCTTTTGAGGATGCTTCAAGCTTACTACAATCATGTCCGTGCATTTGAGGATACCTTAGTGACAAAGTTCTTTGGCCTACATTGTGTGAAGTCTGGATCACACCAGAAGAAG GTTCGTTTTGTGATAATGGGAAATTTGTTCTGCTCTGATCATACTATCCATAGGCGATTTGATCTGAAAGGATCATCTCTTGGCCGTATAACTGACAAGCCACCAGCAGAAATTGATGAGTATACAACTCTGAAAGACCTTGATCTTAACTTTATCTTTCGGTTACAGAAACAATGGTACCAAGAGTTTCAAAG CAGGCAAGTGGACAAGGACTGTGAGTTCCTCGAGCAGGAGAAGATTATGGATTACAGTCTATTG GTGCCATTGACATTGATGGTGACAAACCCGCAACACCTCGCGTTTCAAGATGGGACAGAGATCATTTTCGTTCTGATCCAAATAG GTGGTCAAAAATTAAGCTTGGAGCAAACATGCTGTCAAGAGCTGAACTGA
- the LOC103635048 gene encoding phosphatidylinositol 4-phosphate 5-kinase 6 isoform X4 yields the protein MRERARHATRVSPMPPPTGGEDPEADAAPSCSGSADEADPHEQVLPNGDIYTGQWRGAVPHGAGKYLWADGCMYEGEWRRGKATGRGRFSWPSGATYEGEFLDGFMHGAGTYVGASGDTYRGVWAKNLEHGAGEKRYANGDCYDGEWRAGLPDGCGRYAWRDGTEYAGGWRAGLIHGRGTLVWANGNRYDGGWEGGRPRGQGTFRWADGSLYVGFWGREAPSGAVHQKGVYYPSPAAMGNSPRARDPREVFARDLPECVRSGTEAQSALTSLRSLKWLMRSVSGRGSSSSGWSNGSGGSLVHFWGSDGEVKCDLGDDWRRRSVREGRGLPPPSPALVPYLPNGAPLRLSKKQGVTIAKGHKNYELMLNLQLGIRHAVGRQGQVLLDLKSSAFDPKEKVWTKFPPEGSKHTPPHNSCDFKWKDYCPKVFRTLRKLFKVDPADYMLSLCGDDALRELSSPGKSGSFFYLTNDDRYMIKTMKKGEVKMLLRMLQAYYNHVRAFEDTLVTKFFGLHCVKSGSHQKKVRFVIMGNLFCSDHTIHRRFDLKGSSLGRITDKPPAEIDEYTTLKDLDLNFIFRLQKQWYQEFQRQVDKDCEFLEQEKIMDYSLLVPLTLMVTNPQHLAFQDGTEIIFVLIQIGGQKLSLEQTCCQELN from the exons ATGCGCGAGCGCGCCCGGCACGCGACCCGGGTGTCACCGATGCCGCCGCCCACGGGTGGCGAGGACCCCGAGGCCGACGCGGCGCCCTCCTGCAGTGGCTCAGCCGACGAAGCCGACCCCCACGAGCAGGTGCTCCCCAACGGCGACATCTACACGGGCCAGTGGCGCGGCGCCGTGCCCCACGGCGCCGGCAAGTACCTCTGGGCGGACGGGTGCATGTATGAGGGCGAGTGGCGCCGCGGCAAGGCCACCGGCCGCGGCAGGTTCTCCTGGCCCTCGGGCGCCACCTACGAGGGCGAGTTCCTCGACGGCTTCATGCACGGCGCCGGCACCTACGTTGGTGCCTCGGGGGACACCTACCGCGGCGTCTGGGCCAAGAACCTCGAGCATGGCGCCGGCGAGAAACGCTACGCTAACGGCGACTGCTACGACGGCGAGTGGCGCGCGGGGCTCCCCGATGGTTGCGGACGCTACGCCTGGCGCGACGGCACCGAGTACGCCGGCGGCTGGCGCGCTGGGCTCATCCACGGCCGCGGCACGCTCGTCTGGGCCAATGGCAATCGCTACGATGGCGGTTGGGAGGGCGGCCGACCCCGCGGGCAGGGCACGTTCCGCTGGGCCGACGGCAGCCTCTACGTTGGCTTCTGGGGCCGCGAGGCGCCCAGCGGCGCCGTCCACCAGAAGGGCGTTTACTACCCGTCCCCGGCGGCGATGGGCAACTCCCCCCGGGCGCGCGACCCGAGGGAGGTGTTTGCACGTGACCTGCCGGAGTGCGTGCGCTCCGGAACCGAGGCCCAATCAGCGCTCACGTCTCTGAGATCCCTCAAATGGCTGATGCGGTCGGTCAGCGGGCGCGGCAGCTCGTCGTCTGGCTGGAGCAATGGCTCGGGAGGCAGCCTCGTGCACTTCTGGGGGTCGGACGGGGAGGTCAAGTGCGACCTTGGGGACGACTGGAGACGGCGGAGCGTCAGAGAAGGGAGGGGGCTGCCACCACCGTCGCCCGCTCTGGTTCCATACCTGCCCAACGGCGCGCCCCTGCGGTTGTCCAAGAAGCAGGGGGTGACCATTGCCAAAGGGCATAAGAACTATGAGCTAATGCTCAATCTGCAGCTCGGGATCAG GCATGCAGTAGGAAGGCAAGGTCAAGTTTTATTAGATCTGAAATCATCAGCATTTGATCCAAAAGAGAAAGTGTGGACAAAATTCCCTCCTGAAGGCTCAAAACATACCCCTCCACACAATTCTTGTGATTTCAAATGGAAGGATTACTGCCCAAAGGTGTTCCG AACACTCCGTAAGCTGTTCAAGGTTGACCCAGCTGATTATATGTTGTCCCTCTGTGGAGATGATGCTCTTCGTGAGCTCTCATCCCCTGGTAAGAGTGGAAGCTTCTTTTACTTGACAAATGATGATCGTTACATGATAAAAACAATGAAGAAAGGTGAAGTGAAG ATGCTTTTGAGGATGCTTCAAGCTTACTACAATCATGTCCGTGCATTTGAGGATACCTTAGTGACAAAGTTCTTTGGCCTACATTGTGTGAAGTCTGGATCACACCAGAAGAAG GTTCGTTTTGTGATAATGGGAAATTTGTTCTGCTCTGATCATACTATCCATAGGCGATTTGATCTGAAAGGATCATCTCTTGGCCGTATAACTGACAAGCCACCAGCAGAAATTGATGAGTATACAACTCTGAAAGACCTTGATCTTAACTTTATCTTTCGGTTACAGAAACAATGGTACCAAGAGTTTCAAAG GCAAGTGGACAAGGACTGTGAGTTCCTCGAGCAGGAGAAGATTATGGATTACAGTCTATTG GTGCCATTGACATTGATGGTGACAAACCCGCAACACCTCGCGTTTCAAGATGGGACAGAGATCATTTTCGTTCTGATCCAAATAG GTGGTCAAAAATTAAGCTTGGAGCAAACATGCTGTCAAGAGCTGAACTGA